The following proteins are co-located in the Pseudomonas sp. ATCC 13867 genome:
- a CDS encoding relaxase/mobilization nuclease domain-containing protein, producing MTDRRDDDFRIRPSAPKNRGQGFVSKVLKQAGKASGGKSSVRRPASARGTGQRPGSRLGLGHTAARFAGAKLTPMSRRVTIKTLLVNQRQASPQSLATHLRYIERDGVGRDGEPGQSYGPQTDAADLDAFKERCADDRHHFRFILSPEDGAELEDLRTYTRHLMGRMEADLGMGLDWVAVNHWNTDNPHTHIVVRGRDDTGKDLIIAGDYIADGFRHRAAELATEWLGPRTELEIQQTVQREVEQERWTSLDRTLQREAGEDGRVQIERFNEPGLQRQRLLLIGRLQRLQRLGLADEMQPGTWAVHADAEKTLRALGERGDIIRTMQRAMRGEPRELAVFEPGDEGRTILGRVAAKGLADELRDRGYLVIDGVDGKAHYVALNARDELANYPTGAVVEVKGSADVRAADKNIAALASDGLYRTDHHLAVAQGQAVPGRDSHEVVAAHVRRLEALRRAGIVERVAEGLWKVPNDLAEQGRRYDAQRLGGVAVELKSHLPIERQARVIGATWLDQQLIGGGSGLGDLGFGSEAKQAMQHRADFLAEQGLAERRGQRVILAQNLLGTLRNRELAQAAKDIAAETGLEHRPVSDGQRVAGIYRRSVMLASGRYAMLDDGMGFSLVPWKPVIEQRLGQQLAATIHKGSASWELGTRRGISIG from the coding sequence ATGACCGACCGCCGCGACGACGATTTCCGCATCCGACCCAGCGCCCCGAAGAACCGGGGCCAGGGCTTCGTCTCCAAGGTGCTCAAGCAGGCAGGCAAGGCCAGCGGAGGCAAGTCCTCGGTGCGCCGTCCGGCGTCGGCGCGTGGCACCGGCCAGCGGCCCGGCTCGCGCCTCGGGCTGGGCCATACGGCGGCGCGCTTCGCGGGGGCGAAGCTCACGCCCATGTCGCGGCGCGTGACCATCAAGACGCTGCTGGTCAACCAGCGCCAGGCCAGCCCGCAGTCGCTCGCCACGCACCTGCGCTACATCGAGCGCGATGGCGTGGGCCGCGATGGCGAGCCGGGCCAATCCTACGGGCCGCAGACCGATGCGGCCGACCTCGACGCCTTCAAGGAACGCTGCGCCGACGACCGGCATCACTTCCGCTTCATCCTCTCGCCCGAGGACGGCGCCGAGCTGGAAGACCTGCGCACCTACACTCGGCACCTCATGGGCCGCATGGAGGCCGACCTGGGCATGGGCCTCGATTGGGTAGCCGTCAACCACTGGAACACCGACAACCCGCACACGCACATCGTCGTGCGCGGACGCGACGACACCGGCAAAGACCTCATCATCGCGGGCGACTACATCGCCGATGGCTTCCGCCATCGCGCCGCCGAACTGGCGACCGAATGGCTGGGGCCGCGCACCGAGCTGGAGATCCAGCAGACCGTGCAACGCGAGGTGGAGCAGGAACGGTGGACGAGCCTCGACCGTACCCTGCAACGAGAGGCCGGCGAGGATGGTCGGGTGCAGATCGAACGGTTCAACGAACCTGGGCTGCAACGCCAGCGCCTGCTGCTGATCGGCCGGCTGCAACGCTTGCAGCGCCTGGGCCTGGCCGACGAGATGCAGCCGGGCACCTGGGCCGTCCATGCCGACGCGGAAAAGACCCTGCGCGCCCTGGGCGAACGTGGCGACATCATCCGCACCATGCAGCGGGCGATGCGCGGCGAGCCGCGCGAACTGGCGGTGTTCGAGCCGGGCGACGAGGGCCGAACCATCCTCGGCCGCGTGGCCGCGAAGGGACTGGCCGACGAGCTGCGCGACCGGGGCTATCTGGTCATCGACGGCGTGGACGGCAAGGCCCACTACGTCGCGCTCAATGCCCGCGACGAGCTGGCGAACTACCCGACTGGCGCCGTGGTGGAGGTGAAGGGGTCGGCCGACGTGCGCGCGGCCGACAAGAACATCGCCGCGCTGGCGAGCGATGGTCTGTACCGCACTGACCACCACCTGGCCGTCGCGCAGGGTCAGGCCGTGCCGGGCCGCGATTCGCACGAAGTCGTCGCGGCCCACGTCCGCCGGCTGGAAGCCCTGCGCCGCGCCGGCATCGTGGAGCGCGTGGCCGAGGGGCTATGGAAGGTGCCGAACGACCTGGCCGAACAGGGCCGCCGCTATGACGCGCAGCGCCTGGGCGGCGTGGCGGTGGAACTGAAATCGCACCTGCCCATCGAGCGGCAGGCCCGCGTGATCGGTGCCACTTGGCTCGACCAGCAGTTGATCGGTGGCGGGTCGGGGCTGGGTGACCTGGGTTTTGGCAGCGAGGCCAAACAGGCGATGCAGCACCGTGCCGACTTCCTGGCCGAACAGGGGCTGGCAGAGCGGCGTGGGCAGCGCGTAATCCTAGCCCAGAACCTGTTGGGCACGCTGCGCAATCGGGAATTGGCGCAGGCCGCCAAGGACATTGCGGCCGAAACCGGCTTGGAGCACCGGCCCGTGTCCGACGGCCAACGCGTGGCTGGCATCTACAGGCGTTCCGTCATGCTCGCTAGCGGGCGCTACGCGATGCTCGATGACGGCATGGGGTTCAGCCTGGTGCCGTGGAAGCCGGTGATCGAGCAGCGGTTGGGACAACAACTCGCTGCGACCATTCATAAAGGATCGGCTTCCTGGGAACTCGGAACTCGTCGAGGTATATCGATTGGATAG
- a CDS encoding S26 family signal peptidase, whose protein sequence is MTTQSNTTCTHEAAPHPRSRLRVRIVLAGFAAVGLAALAWAAFVSPLPRLTYNPSDSVAVGWYRIEPFDPRTASLPRPLSVDSIVLVPLPDRAAMLAAQRGYLPTRVPLLKRVGAVAPQHVCIVAGQVRIDGVPAAAALPADRLGRPLPSLQLCRRLESGELFLLSVTNPASFDSRYFGPVSASAVIGVAYPVWLETRP, encoded by the coding sequence ATGACGACCCAATCCAACACCACATGCACGCACGAAGCCGCGCCGCATCCTCGCTCGCGCCTGCGCGTTCGCATCGTGCTGGCGGGCTTCGCTGCCGTCGGCCTCGCTGCGCTGGCCTGGGCGGCTTTCGTGTCGCCGCTGCCGCGTCTGACCTACAACCCGTCCGACAGCGTGGCGGTCGGCTGGTATCGCATCGAACCGTTCGACCCGCGCACCGCCTCGCTGCCACGTCCGTTGTCCGTGGACAGCATCGTGCTGGTGCCGCTGCCCGACAGGGCCGCCATGCTGGCTGCGCAGCGCGGCTACCTGCCGACCCGCGTTCCGCTGCTCAAACGTGTGGGCGCGGTCGCGCCGCAACACGTTTGCATCGTCGCCGGGCAGGTACGCATCGACGGCGTGCCTGCGGCCGCCGCGCTGCCTGCCGACCGGCTGGGCCGGCCGCTGCCATCCCTGCAGCTTTGCCGCCGCCTCGAATCGGGCGAGCTGTTCCTGTTGAGCGTGACCAATCCAGCGTCGTTCGACAGCCGCTATTTCGGGCCGGTCAGCGCATCCGCCGTGATCGGCGTCGCGTATCCGGTCTGGCTGGAGACACGCCCATGA
- a CDS encoding DUF2840 domain-containing protein translates to MNGSALPAAHAATAAPAAAPPPSLSTLADQAGSVPLTRVSLAYIEPRFKLYLRFGEPARTLRLDRWRRCAVFLPRAMFCRVRWEANDYGTIRWQLMVMQAATPLDDMQRIPGVRPGARLLLHAEGENAVPAVLERIDGIEGQGIAAIDVSPAYWRTLGNRLAARLALPEYTAERHAAWLAGKALP, encoded by the coding sequence ATGAACGGATCCGCCTTGCCTGCCGCTCATGCGGCGACGGCTGCACCGGCTGCTGCGCCGCCGCCTTCGCTTTCGACGCTCGCCGACCAAGCTGGCAGCGTGCCGCTGACTCGCGTATCGCTCGCCTACATCGAACCGCGCTTCAAGCTCTACCTGCGCTTCGGCGAGCCGGCGCGCACGCTGCGGCTCGACCGCTGGCGGCGCTGCGCGGTGTTCCTGCCGCGTGCAATGTTCTGCCGCGTGCGCTGGGAAGCAAACGACTACGGCACGATCCGCTGGCAACTCATGGTGATGCAAGCCGCCACGCCGCTGGACGACATGCAGCGCATCCCCGGCGTGCGGCCGGGCGCACGCCTGCTGCTGCACGCCGAAGGCGAAAACGCGGTGCCTGCCGTGCTGGAACGCATCGACGGCATCGAAGGGCAAGGCATCGCCGCCATCGACGTGTCGCCCGCGTACTGGCGCACGCTGGGCAACCGTCTGGCGGCCCGCCTGGCGCTGCCCGAATACACCGCCGAGCGGCACGCCGCCTGGCTGGCCGGAAAGGCGCTGCCATGA
- the parA gene encoding ParA family partition ATPase encodes MIFAFLNQKGGVGKTTLATHIAGELAMRGLHVILLDADPQGSSLDWTQRRSQQGLPRLFSAVGLARETLHQEAPELARRADHIIIDGPPRIAALARSALLAAERVLIPVQPSPYDLWASAEMVALIREAQVFRPALRAAFVINRRVSTTIIGREARQSLAEQPLPALHSEVRQRIVFADSVAAGRLARETAPDSAAAREIAVLTDELLRWPT; translated from the coding sequence ATGATCTTCGCGTTTCTCAACCAGAAAGGCGGCGTCGGCAAGACCACGCTCGCCACGCACATCGCGGGCGAGCTGGCGATGCGCGGTCTGCACGTCATCCTGCTGGACGCCGACCCGCAGGGTTCTTCGCTGGACTGGACGCAGCGCAGAAGCCAGCAGGGCTTGCCACGGCTGTTCAGCGCCGTGGGCCTCGCCCGCGAAACGCTGCATCAGGAAGCGCCGGAGCTGGCCCGCCGCGCCGATCACATCATCATCGACGGGCCGCCGCGCATCGCCGCCCTGGCGCGTTCCGCGCTGCTGGCGGCCGAGCGCGTGCTGATTCCCGTGCAGCCCAGCCCGTATGACCTTTGGGCCAGCGCCGAGATGGTGGCGCTGATCCGCGAGGCACAGGTGTTCCGGCCTGCGCTGCGCGCGGCCTTCGTCATCAATCGGCGCGTCAGTACCACCATCATCGGCAGGGAAGCACGGCAATCGCTGGCCGAACAGCCGCTGCCGGCGCTGCACAGCGAAGTGCGCCAGCGCATCGTCTTCGCCGACAGCGTGGCCGCTGGCCGGCTCGCCCGCGAAACCGCGCCCGACAGCGCCGCCGCACGCGAGATTGCCGTGCTCACCGATGAACTGCTGCGGTGGCCGACATGA
- a CDS encoding replication initiator protein A, which translates to MSGPPGQALPQCEQLDLFRALPGDGMAPRDSQDLMAFPFFSLAKSRRTAPIDFRSGNITIRVEGTAEHGIATIWDADVLIWAASQIVEARDAGIRPSRWIHATPYEILRFIGRGTSLNDYQRLKAALDRLQSTSVATSIRETTGRRLHRFSWVNEWRELADASGTPLGIELILPDWFYAGVLDAALVLTIDPAYFRLKGGIERWLYRLVRKHGGRQEHGWQFDFRHLHRKSGSAARFSDFAYDLRVLVARQSLPGYVLGIESMPDEKLELLTFRPVPFTARG; encoded by the coding sequence ATGTCCGGCCCTCCAGGGCAAGCCTTGCCGCAGTGCGAACAGCTCGACCTGTTCCGCGCGCTGCCGGGCGACGGCATGGCGCCGCGCGACAGCCAGGACTTGATGGCCTTTCCGTTCTTCTCGCTGGCGAAGTCGCGGCGCACGGCGCCGATCGACTTCCGCAGCGGGAACATCACCATCCGCGTGGAAGGCACGGCCGAGCACGGCATCGCCACGATATGGGATGCCGACGTGTTGATTTGGGCGGCCTCGCAGATCGTGGAGGCGCGCGACGCAGGCATTCGCCCGTCGCGCTGGATACACGCCACGCCCTACGAAATCCTGCGCTTCATCGGGCGCGGCACGTCCTTGAACGACTACCAGCGCCTGAAAGCCGCGCTCGACCGGCTGCAATCGACCAGCGTGGCGACTTCCATCCGCGAAACCACCGGGAGGCGCTTGCACCGCTTTTCGTGGGTGAACGAATGGCGCGAGCTGGCCGACGCCAGCGGCACGCCGCTGGGCATCGAGCTGATCCTGCCGGACTGGTTCTATGCCGGCGTGCTCGATGCCGCCCTGGTGTTGACCATCGACCCGGCCTATTTCCGCTTGAAAGGTGGCATCGAACGCTGGCTGTATCGCCTGGTGCGCAAGCACGGCGGGCGGCAGGAACACGGCTGGCAATTCGACTTCCGGCATCTGCACCGCAAGTCCGGCAGCGCGGCGCGCTTCTCGGACTTCGCCTACGACCTGCGCGTGCTGGTCGCGCGGCAGTCGCTGCCCGGCTACGTCCTGGGCATCGAGTCGATGCCGGACGAGAAGCTGGAACTGCTGACCTTCCGGCCCGTGCCGTTCACGGCACGGGGATAA
- a CDS encoding helix-turn-helix transcriptional regulator has product MRPAAATVAAPSQPQRYLTNDEAAEYLRLSPRTLEKQRVIGGGPKFRKFGRRVMYAVSDLNAWADQRSYEATSDPEYAERHAGDYRDGR; this is encoded by the coding sequence TTGCGGCCTGCCGCCGCTACTGTCGCTGCGCCCTCGCAGCCCCAACGCTACCTGACCAACGACGAAGCCGCCGAGTATCTGCGCCTCAGTCCTCGCACGCTGGAGAAGCAGCGCGTGATCGGCGGTGGCCCGAAGTTCCGCAAGTTCGGTCGCCGCGTCATGTACGCAGTAAGCGACCTCAATGCCTGGGCCGACCAGCGCAGCTACGAGGCTACATCCGACCCGGAATACGCCGAACGCCACGCGGGTGACTACCGTGATGGCCGCTGA
- a CDS encoding DUF2285 domain-containing protein, with amino-acid sequence MADPSAEHWYPTAAYLYTLHLDGPALAWEYLRRHPDYRRDWLRRRRRPEAAARWGLRLLEDPALDARDAHPAWFPDHDAVVQLYPDADPPPDAVAFAFWSLPGQKHLIHDGKRLVLLTRWPGCCLRLVIAPGLADGMAYAYAIRACAASCGRYQALAAELDKLAAAGDAAPAGTARSRPAPAALLELNTLQALDGTLAGASLRDVAEGLFGVDAVAADWYADSALRARVRRLVRRGDALMRGGYRRLAQLPPFPSH; translated from the coding sequence ATGGCTGACCCGAGCGCCGAACACTGGTATCCGACCGCCGCGTATCTCTACACGCTGCACCTCGACGGCCCCGCGCTGGCGTGGGAATACCTGCGTCGCCACCCCGACTACCGCCGCGACTGGCTGCGCCGCCGCCGCCGGCCAGAGGCCGCCGCGCGCTGGGGACTGCGCCTGCTGGAAGATCCCGCCCTGGATGCGCGCGACGCGCACCCGGCCTGGTTCCCCGATCACGATGCGGTAGTGCAGCTCTACCCGGACGCCGACCCGCCGCCCGACGCGGTGGCTTTCGCGTTCTGGAGCCTTCCCGGCCAGAAGCACCTGATCCACGACGGCAAGCGCCTGGTGCTGCTGACACGCTGGCCGGGCTGCTGCCTGCGGCTGGTGATCGCTCCCGGCCTGGCCGACGGCATGGCTTACGCCTATGCCATTCGCGCCTGCGCCGCATCCTGCGGACGCTATCAGGCGCTGGCGGCCGAACTGGACAAGCTGGCCGCCGCTGGCGATGCAGCGCCAGCGGGAACGGCACGGTCGCGGCCGGCACCCGCTGCGCTGCTGGAGTTGAACACGCTCCAGGCGCTCGACGGCACCCTCGCGGGCGCGTCCCTGCGCGACGTGGCCGAAGGGCTGTTCGGCGTCGATGCTGTCGCCGCCGACTGGTACGCCGATAGCGCCTTGCGTGCCCGCGTGCGGCGCTTGGTGCGCCGGGGCGATGCGCTGATGCGCGGCGGCTACCGCCGCCTGGCACAGCTTCCGCCGTTCCCGTCGCATTAG